The Pseudophryne corroboree isolate aPseCor3 chromosome 2, aPseCor3.hap2, whole genome shotgun sequence genome has a segment encoding these proteins:
- the DYNLL2 gene encoding dynein light chain 2, cytoplasmic, whose amino-acid sequence MSDRKAVIKNADMSEDMQQDAVDCATQAMEKYNIEKDIAAYIKKEFDKKYNPTWHCIVGRNFGSYVTHETKHFIYFYLGQVAILLFKSG is encoded by the exons ATGTCTGACAGAAAGGCTGTAATCAAGAATGCCGATATGTCCGAGGATATGCAGCAGGATGCTGTGGACTGTGCCACACAGGCTATGGAGAAATATAATATTGAGAAAGACATTGCAGCCTATATCAAGAAG gaaTTTGACAAGAAATACAACCCAACTTGGCACTGCATTGTTGGCAGAAACTTTGGCAGCTATGTAACGCATGAGACAAAGCACTTCATCTACTTTTATTTGGGCCAGGTTGCAATTCTCCTCTTTAAGTCTGGCTAG